Genomic DNA from Hordeum vulgare subsp. vulgare chromosome 2H, MorexV3_pseudomolecules_assembly, whole genome shotgun sequence:
aactctatcggaacggagcaaaccagaaacaaacatcaacacaaatattcaccacacgatgcacaacatgatgcacaacctaatatgatgcatgatcagttcaatgatgcaagggatggcatgccaattcacctcaagcaaactctacacattaagtgaagctcgatatgcaacgggttgtatatcgacgaaactccacgattaattatttaattcactccttattatttaacacgcaatattaaatgttgttaacatggaaaggggtgaagcgatgatcctacgtgtcatcctagtcggtttaactcgcggaacaaagagcggagctacggcataagaggcatgcaacacaatatatcatgccatgaatgtgacatgcatgcaagttacaacatcacggcaagaagagaaagaaccaGGTgttgccacggcgagcgagagggaaccatggcggcaaacggAAATGATGCCACGACAACATTCCTAccacgataactcgtcgagatatcgtgccaacgtttaggaagcgtgtgcgggaacgttaagtaAAGAtgaggtgatcccgtatctcgggttcccatatgtgtcgaggcacgacggaAAAAGACAACGTGCTACGGgcatacatacggtgcaaacatacatacaactcatacaacatgCATTCGGTTCACGACACGGGAAACGATGCAAACAACAAGCTTAACATTTTTAATCATGCAtgtgagttggaaaatattaatctccgTGAAATTCTAGTCGagttacatatctaactcgtCGGAATCCAATGCACGGAATAgaatctacgggcgtttgaataCTGCTATTTTTCTAAAATATGCAAGAGCTAGAAAAAAATGCCCAAAATCTACTCAGCCAAAAAAAAAACATGCATGGGCCCGAAGCATCATAGTGCAGTGGCCCAGGGGTAGATCAGGCCCAAGTGGACAGGAATGTGGTGCGCAAAAATTATacaacacatggcaaagttgaGAATCGAACCAGGGACCTGCTGGTTGGATGGTTCAATGCCAATCCACTAAGCTAGATGTGTGTTATCTCTAGATCTGGGCGCAGAGCGTACATGAATGTGTGCACACAGGATGTCTAAAACAGAGAAAACAACTAAGAAAAAAATGGCAGGCACTGGGATTTGATCCCACGATCTCTTTGTGTATGCTAGAGCGGTTGACCAACTCGGCTACGAACAACTTGTGGTATAAAAAATGGGTTTTGGCATAGATGAATCGTACCCTGTCGCTAACTGAAGGAGACTAAAACTTGTCGCTGGAGATGCAGGTCTAGCTGCGCGACGCGATGAACAGAGCGACGGTCGGCGGATCCAGGGCGAGGCGATCCATACCGAGAGCAGGGATGGGCTGTTCCAGGACTGGGGCATCCATTCCTCGCGACGGGAGCTCGATCCGACGCACGAGCACATGGGAGAGGTCCAACTCCTGCTTCCTAACAACGATGTTCCTGAACCAGCGAGAGAAAGAATTCAGAGGAAGAGAGAGGCTCGAGGGGAGAGGGAAGGACGTGCAActggcctacctgctggtggagcTCCGGCGAGGAGATCCttggggcggccggggcggcctGCAGCAGCGGAAGCTGGCCACGCTGTCCATGGCGGCTCCTGTGGCTGCGAGCTGTGTTCGCTCCCTGACAGACAAGGGGAAAAAACAAGAGAGAGTGATAGatcagaggaggaaggagatgggaAGGAGCACGAGGAAGAACAGAGAGCATGGGACGGCGGTTCGGCTCACCGGCGGGAGGACGAGGCGGGGCGGAGGAGGCTTCGAGCGGCAATGATGTCCATGGCCGTTTGCCTGTTCCTGGTTCATGGGGAGAGATGAGATAGAGGGAAAATTCAGAGAAGAAAAACACGGGCAGAGAAGCAGAGAGAGATGGCTAACTGTGGAGATCCTACCAGCGGCAATAGAGGATCTCGTGGGTTGGGTGCGGCAGGTTGGATGGATGGATTGGGTTGGATTGGCTAGCGCTGAAACCCAGGAGAGATGGTCGGAGGCTGCTCGTTGTGGTCATGGATCCCGAgacagagggaggcggcggcgactgcGGGTGGATGGGACAGATGCAAGATTTTAGGGTTGAGCCTGGTATATATAGCAGCGGGTTGGGTTTTTGGAGCATCTAGACCCTCCGATTAAGATCGGGTGGTCGAGATAAATAGGTTAGGAAGTCCAATGGATAAACCGATGgcagtttgcggtaaaacggggttgatcggaCCCCATGGTCACGAGCGTACTTTCGGGTCCGGGGGGTTTCGGAGCGGGCTGCGCGTAGGGACgaagcactgtgcagaggggctagacaGAGATGAGAGAGAAaacggcacccggcaacgtatgttttttaaaacaccggaacacgtccgacgatagaccgaatacggtgccgctatggtcgaccgttcggttaccaggcgaactccgatcgcgactaaatttgacaggcggcctacctatattaaaataagactgcacgtcaaatctcaacccaatcagagaaagttttacgcgcacttttaaaaacaaggatttgacgaaGCCGCGGGCGTGTGCTTGTGagaacgggctcagaacgaaggacgacgagaaccggcaactaacaacggatgcaagttttgaaaactggcggcaacgagatgccgatgcaatgcagatgatgcgcatgatgtgatgatgatgcgaaaagcaaacgaaccacacgacgaaaacggaatagaaggggaacctTCTGTAACGTCGGCATCGGACTGTCACATACCCCCTGCGAAAAAATGACGACATCTACTTTCAAACTTCAATTTCCACTGCCTAATCCAGATAACATTGATTAGTTGTTTTTTGTAGATGAGGTGTTTATGTTTGGCGAGCGCTAGGCATCAGGCTACAGGTGTTTAGCATCCATCAGACTGCCTATGCGCCGTTGGATGCGGGTGATGGGATCCATGAGATTAGATTAGATGTACTGCTTCCTGAGGCTTTTAATACCTGTAATTAAGCGGCTGGGTGTACGTAATTAGTGGCCCTGAACGCACGCCCTGGAAGCACGCTGCCTCCCGCGGGAGAACACTTCCTCTCCCCTGTGTCTTCTCCAGTCAGATTTGTGGCGCGAGTGCTTCCAGCGAGATACaagtggctgcaaaaatggcgcGCCTACGACGAGATATTGAGTATGGAGGGATTTCGGATGCATTCTGGCGGCATGGATCGGTCAGTACGACAGGTTCGGCAGGCGTCTGGGGTGCTGCTGCTTCGAGTAATCAGACGAACCTGAATCCTCCAGTGGTGAATATTGGGGATTATGAGGTAAAACGAACACCTTGATACATGTTCGCAGTACTTAGCTTTCTTTTTTCTTATGTTGgttgtagttttgatgtgtactgGTAGTATGATGCATCATTTGCTTGGTCTTTTACACATCATAGGGGATTGATGATGAATCTTTAGGATAAGTGTGAGAGAACGTAGTTAGAAGCATTGTTTGTTTCCATTGGATACATTATAATTTGCTGCTGGAAGCTTAGTTTTCAATGTCAGTGGCTATGTTCGGACTATGGCGTGATTTGTTTAGCACCGTGTATGTCCAGATGCATGAGGATATGGTCTGTGTTCAGATATATACAAATTTTGCTTAATGATTTGGCTCTACGATTTCATGTTTGCAATTATGGTGCTAAAAAATATGCTTCATTGTAGGATGAAACCATGGAGGACATTGAAGGGGGGACATATATTCCATTTGCTGATGCTGCAACAACTACTCGACCAGATGCGCCATATGTTGGATTCGTCTTCGACACCATCGAGGAAGCACAAATGGTGTATAATAGCTATGCTAAGAAGCTGGGTATTGGTAGTAGGATATGTTACACTAAGAGGAGTCAGAAGAAGGGGTGTAATCACATAATCATGAGAGAGTTCGAGTGTGTTCATGCAGGAGGGGAAAGCgcccaagatggaggaaaacaagTTGTGTGTGATCCTGAGTGGTATGAAGCATTAGAAGAAAATGTCTGTGCATCAAGGAAGGAACCAGATTTTGGCAATAAAAAACTTGTAGCACAGCGAAAGAGAAACAGGGTGAATAGGCATGGATGCAGAGCACGCATGGCAGTGGTGTTCAGGGATGGAAAATGGGAAGTAACTGTTTTTGAGGAGCAACATACGCACCCAATGATGAGTAGGGGGGAATGGACAAGGTTTTACAGATCTCATATAAAGGTACCGTATGAGGACTACATGTTTCTGAAGACATTGCATAATCGGAACATACCAACAGCGTTGATCATGGCAACGCTAGGAGACTTGCATGGGGAACTTGGCAACCTTCCGTACACTGCCAGAGATGTTGCAAACATTAGAACTAAGTTGAGAAATGAGGTGTCTTTGAATGATATGGCGAAAACGATGGAGTATTTTGAGAAGCTGCATGCAGAGAGTCCACGTTTCTTTTATGCGAAGGTGGAAGATGAGAATAAAGCAGTGAGGGCACTATTCTGGGTTGATGGAAGGACCCGGGAGGCATACAAAAAATTCAAAGATTGTGTGTTCTTTGACACTACGTTTTGTACGAACAGGTATGATATGTCGTTTGCACCAATCGTTGGAATAAACAACCACATGCAAACCATAATGTTTGGATGTGCATTGATTCCAGATGAAAAAATTGAGACATTCAAGTGGGTTTTTGAGAAGTGGATGGATGCAATGGGGCATGACCCACCAAGGTGTATAATGACAGATCAAGACCAAGCGATGTCAAAAGCTATTAGCATGGTTTTCCCTGGAATAGTACACAGATGCTGTAAGTGAAACGTGCTGAAGATAGCGAAGAAAAACTGGGTATGTTGTTCAGGACAAGAGCAGATTTTGAGGAAGAATTCTATTACTGTGTGAATGGGACCGACAGTGCATTAGAATTTGAGGAAGCATGGCAGCGGATGGTGCTGAAGCATGAGCTTGGTGAGCACCCACATCTGAGTAACATGTGGGAGTGTAGGCACACCTGGGCACCGGCGTACTTCAAAAGACACTTCTTTCCCTTCACAGGCACGACTGGCAGGTCAGAAGGATTGAACTCGTTCTTCAAGAAGCTTGTGCATCCTCATGACTCGGTGTGGCAGTTTGTGAAGCAGTACGAGTACATACAGGAAACTAGGCTTGACCGGGAGGACAATGCTGGTTTCCTTGGCGAGGCTACTGTTGCGCCGTTGTGGTCAAGGTATGAAACGTACAATTAGATTAAATGTGAAAAAAAATGTTGATATAATCTGCAACATGTGGAGCTAAAGTTTGCTTCATATATGTTGTTATCATGCTTCTGTATTCCTACTGAGAACGGATGTATTTTTTTCCACTAGGTACAAGATAGAGGAGCAAGCATCAAAGTTTTATACCAGGACTGCCTTCGGAAAGTTTAAGGAAATGATGGAGGAGACAACGGCATTGATGATTAATCCTGTTGAAGGTAATCGGTTTAAGTTTGAGCTACGACGTTGCGATTCTGATTCAAGTAAAATACGTGTGGTTGTTACCGACCCAGTTGACAGGTCGTATGAGTGCTCATGCAATAGATTCCACATGAATGGGATCTTGTGTCATCACATCCTAAAGATAATGGTGCATACTAATGTGCAAGAAATACCTGAGCAATACATGATGCATAGATGGTCTGAGGAAGCAACAATTAGACCTGCAAGAAGCAGAAATGTTGGTTCAGAGGTTCCGGAAACAAATACTCTCAGGTACAATGACCTGTGCAGCCAGATGTGTACACTTGCTTCGGATGCATGTTTTGGTCCGGAGACGTACAAGATTGTTGCTGGTGGAGTGGTTGAGCTAAGCAAGCTGGTCTGGAAGTGGAGGTTGTCAGGTAGTTTGCCAGACCAAGACCCACCAGTAGGTGTTGATGTTGAAGTAGTAGGAAGCAGAAATGTGAATAATCCGCCAAAATCTGCCAAAAAAGGTAGACCAAAAGATAAAGAGAAAAGAAGGAAACCACTAGTGGAGCTGAGGCAGGAGAAGGcacagcaaaaagcaaagaagaagGGTGTGTGTTCTTATTGTAAGGAGGATTGGCACGACAAGAGGAATTGCCCGTATCTCGCGCTTGAGAGACAGAGATAGAAGGTTGAAGCTGAAAAACTTAGGCATGAGACGGAGTTGAcactgtaaatagtttttctacgAAGGTTACCGCGTACTGTGATGTGGTGTACTAAGTTGATGAACTAGAATTTACTTTGGCAATTCAGAAAATAATATGTAGACTTCTGCTTCACTATTTCTGTGAATATAGGTATGATTTATGTAGTTGTGAAAAAATGTTAACGACACGCTGGAAGCACACCGATTTCATGAAGCAGACTTCATGTAGGGTGGCGCCAGAATTCATGGGAATATATATGTTTTAGGTGAGTGAAGTTTGGAAGAAGCAAGCGTATTCATGTTTATGTACTGGGGTTTTGATTCAGGATAAATCAAGGTTTTTTTTTGGTGAAaactatgatcaatgtgaattttTTTTTGAGAATGCAAAGTAATATGTAGCATTCCGCTTCACAAATTTTGTGTAGATTGTTCTTGTAATTCATGCAAGAATGTATGTTTCAGGTGAGTAATGTTTGCAAGAAGCAAGCACAGATTGAAGTGGAAACAAAAAATGTATTATTCGTGCGTAGTGAAAAGTAACGTACACTTTGTTTTCAATGTTGGTAGTACGTAGACGACAAAACAACATCATGAAGCGAAAAAACAATGCTCTGTTACTTCCAGCTTGAAAACTCATGATTGAGTACAAAATAGTACCAGATAGTGGACACAAAAATATGGGAACCTGTTGGTAACGAAGTTGAATTGTGTAATAAAACAACTAACTAGAAGTAAAAAAGTTGGCCATGATCTTCCCATCCCATTGCTTCATGAAGAGCATTGTGAATATTCCGCAATCGTAGCTGGCAAAAATATAGAAGATAGCATCATACGTAGTGCAAAGTAACGTACACTTTGTTTTCAATGTTGGTAGTACATAGACGACAAGCAGCATCATGAAGCGAAAAAACAATGCTCTGTTACTTCCAGCTTGAAAACTCATGATTGAGTACAAAATAGTACCAGATAGAGGACACAAAAATATGGGAACCTGTTGGTAACGAAGTTGAATTGTGTAATAAAACAACTAGCTAGAAGTAAAAAAAGAAACTTGGAAGCACATAGTTCGCAGAAGCGCGATCGTTTATTCTGTTGAATGCTCGTCGGCGTGATTATCTACGAGGAATATTATTTGTTTGATCGCGACTAAGACGGTTCCTCAGTTGGTCTTCAGTACCCAGGTAGGGTCTTGGTTGTTGAGCTGCGAAGTTATGATTAGTTCGGTGATAATCGCCCGATGGCCGTATGTATCCTGCGGTAGAAGTCGGGACGGTGGTTAGAACAATGAAGAATGCACATTTGTAGTTGGGTGCACTGAAGAAAATTGCAGAGTTGGTTACATGCCAAAAACCAATATGATTGATAGAAGCATTGAATTAACACATGAGTAGCTATTTGGTTTAGGAGGGTAATACCTTGGAAAAGTTGGCCATGATCTTCCCATCCCATTGCTTCATGAAGAGCATTGTGAATATTCCGCAATCGTAGCTGGCAAAAATATAGAAGAGGGCATCATACGTAGTGAATTTTCTTCTTCACCGACTTTAGTTGAAAAAAAGATTGTATAAACTTACTGCGTTTTCTGTTGGGGGCAATCGGGGGGTTGAAGCACGTGAACTTCATGAAATCCAACTTTGTGAATGCTTTGGCATGCGTGGCCAGTGTCGTAAAGTTGGTAACCTAAAAATAAAGGGATGCAAAATGTAATCAACGCATCACCAGAAAAACATCGCACAATAATTAGTTACTGTTAGTTTAGGAGAGTGCTCACCAGATTGTTTGACAACTCGTACacttcatcatttttcagctTCTTGTCTGAATCGAATATGTTGATCTGTTTGTAAAGAAGGTTGATGCAACATAGTATCCAATGTTGTTTGTGGGGAATTGCGAAGTAAAGCTGCAAAAATATTATGGGTATGAAGGGTATGAATTTGTTTCCAGGTGGTTATAGACTGTAAATTTTGACGATGTATTGTGCATGAGTACATGGTACGGTGCAAATTGGAAGTTTGGAAAAATTGATATGAAGTGATGAGCACAGTGTTTAATGGCGTGAGAAGTGTACCATATCCTTTGACTTGAGCGAGCCATCTTGGTAGGCATTGTTGAATTCACGAAGGCAGTTGGTTGCAACGAATTTTTCCTCGGGCACGCTTAGTTTTGCCTGATGAAAGTTATGAAATACAATGTAAAGAATTTTAAAATAAGTGATGGTGGAAAACCAAAGAGATGTGTTGCGAAAGTTGTTACCGTCAAGGACTGTGAGAAGGCGTATTTGGTAGGAAGGGCAGAGCTGCATGCTTCCATTGTTTGTTGAAGGTTGAACTGGCGAATGTAGAGCTCCATTGTATGGGTGTCAACCCATCCGCGTGGCTTGAGTGCGTCACGGAAGTGTTCATATGATATATGGTACCCACCGTAATCGATGAAAGGTGGCCTAATACAAGGGTGATTGCGAACAAACGTAATCAGATGAAGCATTTTATGTAAGTATGAACACATTACTAGGGAACCAAGGAAGCATGAGTTGCTTGCAGgtgaatcataaacttaataaaaGGTGCGAGTGCACGGATGTGATTTAAtgaaaaagttgtgacatgtaacCTTTTATCAGTTTTTTTGGGAGGCCTTAAACATCTGGCGGTGATGTACTTGTTGTACAGTTCTATCAAAGAGCTTGTAACCTTGATTTTCTTCAGCCTTGTGTCCTCAGTTTTCCGAAGACAAGctctcttcttcctattcttcttctcctgagTTTGTGTGCCAATGGTGTGAAGGACATCTCCGGTGGAGGGTTGACCCCCCTGGATGGATGATAGGTTGTACAAATAATTTAACGGTAATGGTGTAGACTGAATTTTGTACTTGGAGTGTGAGTGAGTTGGAAAAGGGTGGAACCGTACCTCATTGACATTATGGCTCATGTTTGGTC
This window encodes:
- the LOC123430967 gene encoding uncharacterized protein LOC123430967 isoform X1, which translates into the protein MSHNVNEGGQPSTGDVLHTIGTQTQEKKNRKKRACLRKTEDTRLKKIKVTSSLIELYNKYITARCLRPPKKTDKRPPFIDYGGYHISYEHFRDALKPRGWVDTHTMELYIRQFNLQQTMEACSSALPTKYAFSQSLTAKLSVPEEKFVATNCLREFNNAYQDGSLKSKDMLYFAIPHKQHWILCCINLLYKQINIFDSDKKLKNDEVYELSNNLVTNFTTLATHAKAFTKLDFMKFTCFNPPIAPNRKRTTIAEYSQCSS
- the LOC123430967 gene encoding uncharacterized protein LOC123430967 isoform X2 → MSHNVNEEKKNRKKRACLRKTEDTRLKKIKVTSSLIELYNKYITARCLRPPKKTDKRPPFIDYGGYHISYEHFRDALKPRGWVDTHTMELYIRQFNLQQTMEACSSALPTKYAFSQSLTAKLSVPEEKFVATNCLREFNNAYQDGSLKSKDMLYFAIPHKQHWILCCINLLYKQINIFDSDKKLKNDEVYELSNNLVTNFTTLATHAKAFTKLDFMKFTCFNPPIAPNRKRTTIAEYSQCSS